A genomic window from Bombus pyrosoma isolate SC7728 linkage group LG8, ASM1482585v1, whole genome shotgun sequence includes:
- the LOC122570400 gene encoding probable 39S ribosomal protein L23, mitochondrial isoform X3 — translation MSTRWYPLYQQGNPQLRIFLPNFWLKLIKPEHNQPKNIVQFHCSMEMTRLDIKNYLEKIYNIHPIHVRTRIALGKTYIPTGIKFVVKEDDVKIAYVTLPKTETFTFPDIVPKEPEDKNEKALNEVEDNFKNFAEKNKTPGFPSWFAT, via the exons ATGTCTACTCGTTG GTACCCCTTGTACCAGCAAGGTAATCCACAACTTAGAATATTTCTACCAAACTTTTGGTTGAAGCTTATAAAACCAGAACATAACCAACCAAAAAATATAGTACAGTTTCACTGTTCTATGGAGATGACAAGATTGGacataaagaattatttagaaaaaatttataacatacatcCTATCCATGTGCGTACTAGGATTGCTCTTGGAAAAACTTATATACCTACAGGTATTAAATTTGTTGTTAAAGAGGATGACGTGAAAATAGCTTATGTTACTCTa CCTAAGACtgaaacatttacatttcCGGATATAGTTCCTAAAGAAccagaagataaaaatgaaaaagcatTGAACGAAGTAGAAGATAACTTTAAGAACTTTGcagaaaagaacaaaacacCTGGTTTTCCCAGTTGGTTCGCGacgtaa
- the LOC122570389 gene encoding potassium channel subfamily K member 18-like isoform X2, translating to MQSTGDYYQRAPRCCPGRNANANADALRINASVRGAELLCCCCSCSTATSTKTPGLLASLGVCVLVLGYTLLGAFAFMALEGGLKSDSANDLLVPGSKNEGGSYIVPSIEDDTAAMELRARTVERLWSITEDLNVLYKENWTRLAAREVFEFQENLARGLRRTSSQYEPMGSSSRSRDHSVDRRSHRKWTFSGSLLYSLTLITTIGYGSVAPRTVWGRLITIVYALAGIPLMLVYLSTVGDVLSRSFRRLYGRLCRPRNCTRKQQPPPPPPPVGGMMSKTYRYDNHVDSKSGNYYSASRESSCDDLGTRGTSSAILLDCGSEGLLHATTSSTAALQDVTSGNSKRHFHPCSLSLSTNSSPGYVVETNPVRIPISLCLVIMLIYICGGAVMFNRLEGWSLLEGGYFCFTSLGTIGFGDLMPVGRNAASATLEELSLCACSLYILAGMGLIAMCFNLVQEEVVRVVRVFGRTCGMSSGVVVGPIGGTGAGPGLKADLDDGGGTSDSRLSEQEEEAIAMSMVPTS from the exons ATGCAGAGCACAGGCGACTACTATCAGAGGGCGCCAAGATGCTGTCCAGGAAGGAACGCGAACGCAAACGCGGACGCGTTAAGGATCAACGCTTCTGTCAGGGGAGCGGAATTGCTGTGCTGTTGTTGTAGCTGCAGTACGGCAACATCTACCAAGACACCGGGATTATTGGCCAGTCTGGGTGTCTGCGTGCTCGTGCTGGGTTACACGCTGTTGGGCGCGTTCGCGTTCATGGCGCTAGAAGGTGGCCTCAAGTCG GATTCAGCGAACGACCTGCTCGTTCCCGGTTCCAAGAACGAAGGAGGATCGTACATAGTGCCCAGTATCGAAGATGACACGGCGGCCATGGAACTAAGAGCGCGCACCGTTGAAAGGCTCTGGAGTATCACAGAGGACTTGAACGTGTTGTACAAGGAAAACTGGACACGATTAGCAGCCAGAGAAGTGTTCGAATTTCAAGAGAACTTGGCACGAGGTCTCAGGAGAACTTCCTCGCAGTACGAGCCGATGGGATCATCCTCTCGATCCAGGGATCATTCCGTGGACAGAAGATCACATAGAAAATGGACCTTTAGTGGCAGTTTATTGTATTCCCTGACGCTGATCACCACTATTG GATATGGTAGCGTGGCGCCTCGCACAGTCTGGGGTCGTTTAATCACAATAGTGTACGCACTGGCTGGAATTCCCTTAATGCTGGTCTATTTAAGCACGGTGGGCGATGTTCTCTCAAGGAGCTTCCGTCGTTTGTATGGCAGATTGTGCAGGCCTAGAAATTGCACCAGGAAGCAACAaccgccgccaccgccacctCCTGTAGGTGGCATGATGAGCAAAACCTACAGATATGATAACCATGTCGACTCGAAATCTGGAAATTACTATTCAGCTAGCAGAGAAAGCTCCTGCGACGATCTAGGAACCAGAGGCACCAGCAGTGCCATCTTGTTGGACTGTGGAAGCGAGGGACTGCTTCATGCTACCACCAGCTCCACCGCAGCGCTTCAG GACGTAACATCAGGAAACAGTAAACGCCATTTTCACCCGTGCTCGCTGTCCCTGTCGACGAACTCCTCGCCAGGTTACGTAGTGGAAACGAATCCCGTGAGGATACCGATCAGTCTCTGTCTAGTAATCATGCTGATATACATATGCGGTGGCGCAGTGATGTTCAATCGTCTGGAGGGTTGGAGTCTCTTGGAAGGTGGCTACTTCTGCTTCACCAGCCTCGGAACGATCGGTTTCGGCGACCTGATGCCCGTTGGACGAAATGCCGCGTCCGCCACCCTGGAGGAACTCAGCCTGTGCGCCTGCTCGCTCTACATACTCGCCGGGATGGGCCTGATCGCCATGTGCTTCAACCTCGTCCAGGAGGAGGTGGTACGCGTGGTCAGGGTCTTCGGTAGAACCTGCGGCATGTCGTCGGGGGTGGTGGTCGGACCTATCGGTGGTACAG GTGCCGGTCCTGGGCTCAAGGCCGACCTGGACGACGGAGGAGGCACCAGTGACTCGCGATTGTccgaacaagaagaagaagcgatCGCCATGTCCATGGTGCCAACCTCCTGA
- the LOC122570402 gene encoding uncharacterized protein LOC122570402: MSCDLLPEWLNLFLDDVETTLCLPILIIMVLCTVQFIINHAMDIGLTFYQNVMQKSDEDAGEAGKEKGDDLMSKIRGFLCDISCGFNNSDSKPDDYPAASLFRSNSQEEEWDYCEEDDEDK, encoded by the exons ATGAGCTGCGATTTGCTACCAGAATGGCTGAATCTTTTCTTGGACGACGTAGAAACCACTTTATGTTTACCGATATTGATCATCATGGTTCTTTGTACcgttcaatttataattaatcacGCTATGGACATTGGACTCACCTTTTATCAAAATGTAATGCAAAAGTCGGATGAAGACGCAGGGGAAGCTGGAAAAGAAAAGGGCGATGACTTAATGAGCAAGATCAGAG GGTTTTTATGTGACATTTCTTGCGGCTTTAATAATTCTGATTCGAAACCGGATGATTACCCAGCAGCATCGTTGTTTAGGTCAAACTCACAAGAAGAGGAATGGGATTATTGCGAGGAAGACGACGAAGATAAGTGA
- the LOC122570389 gene encoding potassium channel subfamily K member 18-like isoform X1, with protein MQSTGDYYQRAPRCCPGRNANANADALRINASVRGAELLCCCCSCSTATSTKTPGLLASLGVCVLVLGYTLLGAFAFMALEGGLKSDSANDLLVPGSKNEGGSYIVPSIEDDTAAMELRARTVERLWSITEDLNVLYKENWTRLAAREVFEFQENLARGLRRTSSQYEPMGSSSRSRDHSVDRRSHRKWTFSGSLLYSLTLITTIGYGSVAPRTVWGRLITIVYALAGIPLMLVYLSTVGDVLSRSFRRLYGRLCRPRNCTRKQQPPPPPPPVGGMMSKTYRYDNHVDSKSGNYYSASRESSCDDLGTRGTSSAILLDCGSEGLLHATTSSTAALQDVTSGNSKRHFHPCSLSLSTNSSPGYVVETNPVRIPISLCLVIMLIYICGGAVMFNRLEGWSLLEGGYFCFTSLGTIGFGDLMPVGRNAASATLEELSLCACSLYILAGMGLIAMCFNLVQEEVVRVVRVFGRTCGMSSGVVVGPIGGTGIPDAGIRRGTARSFRARNYFTRPRFKFPERFEPGDETYYFYIQNCEFIVNY; from the exons ATGCAGAGCACAGGCGACTACTATCAGAGGGCGCCAAGATGCTGTCCAGGAAGGAACGCGAACGCAAACGCGGACGCGTTAAGGATCAACGCTTCTGTCAGGGGAGCGGAATTGCTGTGCTGTTGTTGTAGCTGCAGTACGGCAACATCTACCAAGACACCGGGATTATTGGCCAGTCTGGGTGTCTGCGTGCTCGTGCTGGGTTACACGCTGTTGGGCGCGTTCGCGTTCATGGCGCTAGAAGGTGGCCTCAAGTCG GATTCAGCGAACGACCTGCTCGTTCCCGGTTCCAAGAACGAAGGAGGATCGTACATAGTGCCCAGTATCGAAGATGACACGGCGGCCATGGAACTAAGAGCGCGCACCGTTGAAAGGCTCTGGAGTATCACAGAGGACTTGAACGTGTTGTACAAGGAAAACTGGACACGATTAGCAGCCAGAGAAGTGTTCGAATTTCAAGAGAACTTGGCACGAGGTCTCAGGAGAACTTCCTCGCAGTACGAGCCGATGGGATCATCCTCTCGATCCAGGGATCATTCCGTGGACAGAAGATCACATAGAAAATGGACCTTTAGTGGCAGTTTATTGTATTCCCTGACGCTGATCACCACTATTG GATATGGTAGCGTGGCGCCTCGCACAGTCTGGGGTCGTTTAATCACAATAGTGTACGCACTGGCTGGAATTCCCTTAATGCTGGTCTATTTAAGCACGGTGGGCGATGTTCTCTCAAGGAGCTTCCGTCGTTTGTATGGCAGATTGTGCAGGCCTAGAAATTGCACCAGGAAGCAACAaccgccgccaccgccacctCCTGTAGGTGGCATGATGAGCAAAACCTACAGATATGATAACCATGTCGACTCGAAATCTGGAAATTACTATTCAGCTAGCAGAGAAAGCTCCTGCGACGATCTAGGAACCAGAGGCACCAGCAGTGCCATCTTGTTGGACTGTGGAAGCGAGGGACTGCTTCATGCTACCACCAGCTCCACCGCAGCGCTTCAG GACGTAACATCAGGAAACAGTAAACGCCATTTTCACCCGTGCTCGCTGTCCCTGTCGACGAACTCCTCGCCAGGTTACGTAGTGGAAACGAATCCCGTGAGGATACCGATCAGTCTCTGTCTAGTAATCATGCTGATATACATATGCGGTGGCGCAGTGATGTTCAATCGTCTGGAGGGTTGGAGTCTCTTGGAAGGTGGCTACTTCTGCTTCACCAGCCTCGGAACGATCGGTTTCGGCGACCTGATGCCCGTTGGACGAAATGCCGCGTCCGCCACCCTGGAGGAACTCAGCCTGTGCGCCTGCTCGCTCTACATACTCGCCGGGATGGGCCTGATCGCCATGTGCTTCAACCTCGTCCAGGAGGAGGTGGTACGCGTGGTCAGGGTCTTCGGTAGAACCTGCGGCATGTCGTCGGGGGTGGTGGTCGGACCTATCGGTGGTACAGGTATCCCTGATGCAGGCATTCGACGGGGAACCGCTAGATCGTTCCGGGCGAGAAACTATTTTACCCGGCCACgctttaaatttcctgaacGCTTTGAGCCTGGCGACGAAACATACTATTTCTATATACAGAACTGTGAATTTATAGTCAATTATTAA
- the LOC122570249 gene encoding uncharacterized protein LOC122570249: protein QHQARSPGDGKLLAHTSNTAIKPSPGHHSLPRKKTPSESRNSSTQQFQRAQSLRRSCLSPTQYHHQHHQHRQQESSLHFEYFVPRSVSEFNLAAAAVTDMAVPPPPPSSVLRPSSALTPPIGSASNSASSNQPRLLECSGTATRSREKMVTFEDEGVNCATSTPTRKNISGLENVFM from the coding sequence CAGCATCAGGCCAGGAGTCCCGGGGATGGGAAACTCCTGGCCCACACGTCCAACACTGCCATAAAACCATCGCCTGGTCATCATTCTCTACCACGAAAGAAAACGCCGTCTGAATCCAGAAACTCGTCGACTCAACAATTTCAACGCGCCCAGTCTCTGAGACGCAGTTGTTTGTCTCCAACGCAATATCATCACCAGCATCATCAACATCGTCAGCAGGAGAGTTCTCTACATTTTGAGTACTTCGTGCCTAGAAGCGTGAGCGAGTTCAACCTGGCAGCAGCGGCGGTCACGGACATGGCTGTACCACCACCGCCTCCTTCATCAGTCTTACGACCCTCCTCGGCTCTAACACCGCCGATAGGTTCCGCATCGAATTCAGCGTCGTCGAATCAGCCCAGGTTATTAGAATGTTCCGGAACCGCGACCAGGAGTCGCGAGAAGATGGTCACCTTCGAAGACGAGGGCGTGAACTGTGCCACCTCCACGCCCACCAGGAAGAATATTTCCGGGCTGGAGAACGTTTTCATGTGA
- the LOC122570403 gene encoding uncharacterized protein CG13380, which yields MNVNLNYNNYERRVARGRGIARSNLPADRCLCHRPYTVVLCNVCGYWTKGRVRYFCPIHPQVVFLFDIPQCPQCKSYGFMLSEY from the exons ATGAACGTCAATTtgaattacaataattatgaAAGAAGAGTGGCCAGAGGAAGGGGGATAGCACGAAGCAATTTACCTGCGGATAGGTGCCTTTGCCATAGACCATACACTGTCGTGCTATGTAATGTTTGTGGTTACTGGACAAAGGGCAGAGTACGTTATTTTTGTCCAATTCATCCACAG GTAGTTTTTTTGTTTGACATTCCACAATGTCCCCAATGTAAATCTTATGGTTTTATGTTGAGCGAATATTGA